From Paenibacillus sp. GP183, one genomic window encodes:
- the purK gene encoding 5-(carboxyamino)imidazole ribonucleotide synthase: MTEAGAKTLNSDKVIKPGATIGILGGGQLGRMLTLAGRNMGYRFATLDPTEDSPCGQVADTQIVANYDDVEAARKLADRSDVITYEFENVNAKVTELLMKEAYVPQGSQLLYTTQHRFREKKAIEASGVPVAPYEEIKSVDQLREAVLRFGAPCVLKTATGGYDGKGQWVIRSLDEVQEAFETLSRAHTELVLEQFIHFDKELSVIAARSPRGEVKAFPVAENIHVDNILHLSIIPARIPQAVQKEAEKLAIRIASSLGVIGLIAVEMFLTKDGQLFVNELAPRPHNSGHYTMEACRSSQFEQHIRAICNLPLGSTELMSPVVMVNVLGEHVEPLIELMDQGLFAEDGESPVSPKLHLYGKHEAKEKRKMGHINLLASHVDTALDWVDRAGIWKASKR, translated from the coding sequence ATGACGGAAGCCGGTGCAAAGACTTTGAATTCAGATAAAGTGATTAAGCCGGGAGCAACCATTGGAATCTTAGGCGGAGGACAATTGGGCCGTATGCTGACGCTGGCTGGACGCAATATGGGATACCGCTTTGCGACGCTTGATCCAACAGAAGATTCGCCTTGCGGTCAAGTGGCTGACACCCAGATTGTGGCGAATTATGATGATGTCGAGGCTGCTCGAAAGCTGGCGGATCGTTCGGATGTCATCACCTATGAGTTTGAAAATGTAAACGCGAAGGTCACCGAATTATTGATGAAGGAAGCTTACGTGCCGCAAGGCAGCCAGCTTTTATATACAACACAGCACCGTTTTCGCGAAAAAAAAGCGATTGAAGCATCAGGAGTGCCAGTAGCTCCATATGAGGAAATTAAGAGTGTCGATCAACTGAGAGAAGCTGTACTGCGGTTTGGAGCGCCGTGTGTGCTCAAGACAGCAACCGGAGGATATGACGGGAAAGGCCAATGGGTTATCCGGTCTCTGGATGAAGTACAAGAGGCTTTTGAAACTCTCAGTCGAGCTCATACCGAGCTGGTGCTGGAGCAATTTATTCATTTTGACAAGGAATTATCCGTTATTGCGGCCAGGAGTCCTAGAGGAGAAGTAAAAGCCTTTCCTGTTGCGGAGAATATACATGTAGATAATATTTTACATCTATCGATAATTCCAGCAAGAATTCCGCAAGCTGTACAAAAAGAAGCGGAAAAGCTGGCGATTCGAATTGCATCGTCCCTTGGAGTCATCGGACTTATTGCAGTAGAAATGTTCCTGACCAAGGATGGACAGTTATTCGTCAATGAGTTGGCGCCAAGGCCGCACAATTCCGGACATTATACGATGGAAGCGTGCAGATCATCTCAGTTTGAGCAGCATATTCGCGCCATTTGCAACCTGCCGCTGGGCTCTACAGAGCTGATGTCTCCGGTGGTCATGGTGAATGTGCTCGGTGAGCATGTAGAACCCTTAATTGAGTTGATGGATCAAGGTCTGTTTGCGGAGGACGGGGAGTCGCCAGTCAGCCCCAAGCTTCACTTATACGGCAAGCATGAAGCCAAGGAAAAAAGAAAAATGGGACACATCAATCTGCTTGCTTCCCATGTGGATACAGCGTTGGATTGGGTGGACCGTGCAGGTATTTGGAAGGCAAGTAAACGCTAA
- the purB gene encoding adenylosuccinate lyase, with protein MIERYSRPEMARIWTEENKFNAWLEVEILSCEAWSELGVIPKQDVQVLRENASFNIDRIYEIELETRHDVIAFTRAVSETLGPERKWVHYGLTSTDVVDTALGYLLKQANEIIEKDIVNFIAILKDKAVAYKHTPMMGRTHGVHAEPTTFGLKMALWHEEMKRNLERFRAAADGVQFGKISGAVGTYANIDPFVEEYVCSKLGTKPAPISTQTLQRDRHADYMATLALIGSSLDKFATEIRALQKSEFREVEEPFAKGQKGSSAMPHKRNPIGCESISGLSRVIRGHMITAYENVPLWHERDISHSSVERIILPDATTLLNYMLNRFGNIVKNLTVFPENMKRNMQRTYDVPFSGRVLTKLIDKGFAREQAYDTVQPRAMQAWEEQRSFRDIVENTAVITDVLTAEEIADCFDPTWHLKHVDTIFDRLGLK; from the coding sequence ATGATCGAACGTTATAGTCGGCCGGAAATGGCTCGGATTTGGACAGAGGAAAATAAATTCAATGCTTGGCTCGAAGTGGAGATTCTCTCCTGCGAAGCATGGTCGGAACTTGGCGTTATTCCAAAGCAAGATGTACAGGTGCTGCGTGAGAATGCCAGCTTCAACATCGACCGCATATATGAGATCGAGCTTGAAACTCGCCATGACGTGATCGCTTTTACAAGAGCTGTATCGGAAACTCTAGGTCCTGAGCGTAAATGGGTACATTATGGCTTGACCTCCACAGATGTTGTGGACACAGCGTTAGGTTATTTACTTAAGCAAGCTAATGAAATTATTGAAAAAGATATCGTGAATTTTATTGCGATTCTTAAGGACAAGGCTGTTGCCTACAAGCACACTCCGATGATGGGTAGAACGCATGGAGTTCATGCCGAACCAACGACTTTTGGCTTAAAAATGGCTTTGTGGCATGAGGAAATGAAGCGCAACCTGGAACGTTTTCGTGCAGCGGCGGACGGTGTTCAATTCGGTAAAATCTCTGGGGCGGTAGGCACATATGCCAATATTGATCCTTTTGTCGAGGAGTATGTTTGCAGCAAATTGGGAACGAAGCCTGCTCCAATCTCGACACAAACCTTGCAGCGTGACCGACACGCTGATTACATGGCGACTTTGGCACTTATTGGCTCATCTTTGGATAAATTCGCGACCGAAATTCGGGCCCTGCAAAAGAGTGAGTTCCGCGAGGTGGAAGAGCCTTTCGCCAAGGGCCAAAAGGGCTCATCAGCTATGCCGCATAAACGCAATCCAATCGGTTGCGAAAGCATTTCCGGCCTTTCCCGCGTGATTCGTGGACATATGATTACCGCTTACGAGAACGTGCCGCTTTGGCATGAACGCGATATTTCCCACTCCTCGGTGGAACGGATTATTTTACCGGATGCCACAACGTTGCTGAATTATATGTTGAACCGTTTCGGCAATATTGTGAAGAATTTGACCGTGTTCCCCGAGAATATGAAGCGCAACATGCAAAGAACCTACGATGTACCGTTTTCGGGACGTGTTTTGACGAAGCTGATCGACAAGGGCTTTGCTCGGGAGCAGGCTTATGATACCGTGCAGCCAAGAGCTATGCAGGCTTGGGAAGAGCAGAGATCGTTTAGGGATATCGTTGAAAATACTGCGGTGATTACGGATGTGTTGACTGCTGAAGAGATCGCGGATTGCTTTGATCCGACCTGGCATTTGAAGCATGTGGATACCATTTTTGACAGGCTTGGATTGAAATAG
- the purL gene encoding phosphoribosylformylglycinamidine synthase subunit PurL produces MTQQLSVKEPTAQQIAEQKIYKQMGVTDEEFAKICGFLGRNPNYVEIGVFSVMWSEHCSYKNSKPVLRKFPVTGPRVLMGPGEGAGIVDIGDNQAVVFKIESHNHPSAIEPFQGAATGVGGIIRDIFSMGARPIAVLNSLRFGKLQNDRVKYLFEHVVSGIAGYGNCIGIPTVGGEVMFDESYEGNPLVNAMCVGIIDHDKIQRGVAKGVGNPVFYVGPATGRDGIHGATFASEELTAESEAKRPAVQVGDPFMEKLVLEACLELINSGIVLGIQDMGAAGLTCSSAEMASKAGNGMELYLDEVPQREEGMTAYEMMLSESQERMLFVVEPKHEAQAKGIFERWGLHCAKVGKVTDDGRLRLIHHGETVADMPVGALVDECPVYNKPSAEPAYYEEHGRIDTTRYPEVTKLTDALKQVLASPTVASKEWVYSQYDYMVRTDTVVRPGSDAAVVMLRGTRKALAMTTDCNGRYVYLDPEVGGRIAVSEAARNVVCSGAEPLAVTDNLNFGSPEKPEIFWQLERATDGMAEACRELSTPVIGGNVSLYNENAKGAIYPTPVIGMVGLVHDLDHITTQGFKNEGDTIILLGETKAELGGSEFQYVIHGVTEGRPPELQLEVEKRLQATVLKAIQEGLVASAHDLSEGGLAVALAESCISGRVGAEVSVNSDIRKDFTLFSESQSRIVLSASPEKADALQHWIASQGVPYQVIGTVTGNELKIKVNAEHGIQSPISELEKVWKDAIPCLMQ; encoded by the coding sequence ATGACGCAGCAGCTATCCGTTAAGGAGCCAACGGCTCAGCAAATAGCGGAACAGAAGATATATAAGCAAATGGGCGTCACTGACGAGGAGTTTGCCAAGATCTGCGGCTTCCTCGGCCGCAACCCGAACTATGTCGAGATCGGTGTGTTTAGCGTCATGTGGTCGGAGCATTGCTCCTATAAAAATTCCAAGCCCGTGCTCCGCAAGTTTCCGGTGACGGGTCCGCGTGTTTTGATGGGTCCAGGCGAAGGGGCAGGTATCGTAGATATCGGAGACAACCAAGCCGTTGTGTTTAAAATAGAAAGCCACAATCACCCTTCGGCGATTGAGCCATTCCAAGGCGCAGCGACGGGTGTGGGCGGGATCATCCGCGATATTTTTTCGATGGGCGCGCGTCCGATTGCGGTGCTGAACTCGCTGCGCTTCGGCAAGCTTCAAAACGACCGCGTGAAGTACTTGTTCGAGCACGTCGTGTCGGGCATTGCCGGCTACGGCAACTGCATCGGCATCCCGACGGTCGGCGGGGAAGTCATGTTCGACGAGAGCTACGAGGGGAACCCGCTTGTGAATGCCATGTGTGTGGGCATCATTGACCACGACAAGATCCAACGCGGAGTTGCCAAGGGTGTCGGCAACCCGGTGTTTTACGTCGGTCCGGCCACAGGCCGCGACGGCATTCACGGCGCCACCTTTGCGTCGGAAGAGCTGACGGCGGAGTCGGAAGCGAAACGGCCTGCGGTGCAGGTGGGCGATCCCTTCATGGAAAAGCTCGTGCTGGAAGCGTGCTTAGAGCTGATCAATTCCGGCATCGTGCTCGGAATTCAGGATATGGGTGCCGCTGGACTCACTTGCTCCAGCGCGGAAATGGCAAGTAAAGCGGGCAACGGCATGGAGCTTTACCTCGATGAGGTGCCGCAGCGCGAAGAAGGCATGACCGCCTATGAAATGATGCTGTCGGAGTCGCAGGAGCGCATGCTGTTCGTCGTTGAGCCCAAGCATGAGGCTCAAGCCAAGGGCATTTTCGAGCGCTGGGGGCTCCACTGCGCCAAGGTCGGCAAGGTGACCGATGACGGTCGCCTCCGCTTAATCCACCACGGCGAAACCGTGGCGGACATGCCCGTAGGGGCACTCGTTGACGAGTGCCCGGTGTACAATAAGCCGAGCGCGGAGCCGGCTTATTACGAAGAGCATGGGCGCATCGACACTACCCGTTACCCGGAGGTAACGAAGCTGACGGATGCGCTTAAGCAAGTGCTCGCCTCGCCGACGGTGGCGAGCAAAGAATGGGTATACTCCCAGTATGACTACATGGTTCGTACCGATACCGTCGTGCGCCCGGGCTCGGATGCAGCCGTCGTCATGCTTCGCGGCACGCGCAAGGCGCTCGCCATGACGACCGACTGCAACGGGCGCTACGTATACCTCGATCCGGAGGTAGGCGGCCGGATCGCGGTCAGTGAAGCGGCACGCAATGTCGTCTGCTCAGGTGCCGAGCCGCTTGCGGTGACGGACAACCTGAACTTCGGCAGTCCAGAGAAGCCGGAAATCTTCTGGCAGCTGGAGAGAGCGACCGACGGCATGGCCGAAGCCTGCCGCGAGCTGAGCACTCCGGTGATCGGCGGCAATGTCTCGCTGTACAACGAGAATGCCAAAGGAGCCATTTACCCGACACCGGTTATCGGAATGGTGGGTCTCGTGCATGATCTCGATCATATCACCACACAAGGCTTCAAAAACGAAGGCGACACCATCATCCTGCTGGGTGAGACGAAAGCGGAGCTCGGTGGCAGCGAATTTCAATATGTGATTCACGGAGTAACCGAAGGACGTCCGCCGGAACTCCAGCTTGAAGTTGAAAAACGCCTGCAGGCAACAGTGCTCAAAGCGATCCAGGAAGGCCTGGTGGCTTCAGCGCATGACTTGTCCGAAGGCGGACTTGCGGTAGCTTTAGCGGAAAGCTGCATAAGCGGTCGTGTAGGTGCTGAAGTTTCCGTTAATTCCGACATCCGCAAGGATTTCACATTGTTCAGCGAGAGCCAGTCCCGTATCGTGCTCAGCGCCTCCCCGGAAAAAGCGGATGCGCTGCAGCACTGGATAGCTTCACAAGGAGTCCCCTATCAAGTCATTGGGACCGTTACAGGAAATGAGCTTAAAATAAAAGTGAATGCAGAGCACGGCATCCAGTCTCCCATAAGCGAGCTGGAAAAGGTCTGGAAGGATGCGATTCCATGTCTGATGCAGTGA
- a CDS encoding phosphoribosylaminoimidazolesuccinocarboxamide synthase encodes MTGTVLDTATSLVKAPLLHKGKVRELYDLGEHLLIVVTDRISAFDYILKPGVPDKGYVLNTLSKFWFEQMAFFMPNHVVHTDVELLKEAIPDAAARELLKDRIMVAKKATRIPVECVVRGYITGGGWRQYQQTGFVNGRRLPEGLRKNQELDHPIFTPAAKNDVGHDEDISIDRMMEIVGEKVTLLLQEKSIMLYTLAHTYCEQRGIILADTKFEFGFIGDELIIIDELFTPDSSRYWEQDKYALDIDIDSMDKQPVRDYLSNSDWDMNSEPDELPASVVEETARRYKEIVHLLMD; translated from the coding sequence TTGACTGGCACGGTATTGGATACGGCAACAAGCTTGGTGAAGGCACCGCTCCTGCATAAGGGAAAAGTGAGGGAGCTGTATGATCTCGGCGAGCACTTATTAATTGTGGTCACGGATCGGATTTCGGCTTTTGATTACATTCTGAAGCCGGGTGTTCCCGACAAAGGCTATGTATTAAATACACTCAGCAAGTTCTGGTTTGAGCAAATGGCTTTCTTCATGCCGAATCATGTGGTGCATACGGATGTTGAGCTCCTTAAGGAAGCCATTCCAGATGCGGCTGCGCGCGAGCTGCTTAAAGACCGCATCATGGTCGCCAAAAAAGCAACCCGCATTCCGGTTGAGTGCGTCGTGCGAGGCTACATTACAGGCGGCGGTTGGCGCCAATACCAGCAAACGGGGTTCGTTAATGGTAGACGATTGCCGGAGGGCTTGCGTAAAAATCAAGAGCTGGACCACCCCATCTTTACGCCGGCAGCAAAAAATGACGTCGGCCACGACGAGGACATTTCCATTGATCGCATGATGGAGATTGTAGGCGAAAAGGTTACTTTGCTGCTTCAAGAAAAGAGCATCATGCTCTACACGCTGGCTCACACGTATTGCGAACAACGCGGTATTATTTTGGCCGATACGAAGTTCGAGTTCGGCTTCATCGGCGATGAACTTATCATCATCGATGAGCTGTTCACTCCGGATTCCTCCCGCTACTGGGAGCAGGATAAATACGCACTCGACATCGACATCGATTCGATGGATAAACAACCCGTTCGAGACTACTTGTCCAATTCCGATTGGGATATGAACAGTGAACCTGACGAACTGCCTGCTTCTGTCGTGGAAGAAACGGCTCGCAGGTACAAAGAGATTGTACATCTTTTGATGGATTAG
- the purF gene encoding amidophosphoribosyltransferase yields MSDAVKNSLPENPIKLWTGEYYNEGISGHGGLLDKLNEECGVFGVFGHADAASVTFYGLHALQHRGQESAGICTTDSNNFNYHRGMGLAKEVFTSETLAPLVGNSGIGHVRYSTAGESKLQNAQPLVFKYREGDLAIATNGNLDNALLIKRNLEKMGSIFQTTSDTEVLAHLIARSTHDDIVDAVKDALKQVIGGYAFVILTKEKMIAALDPNGLRPLVMGRLGDAYLFASETCAFDAVGGTYLRDLNPGELIVLDRNGIHEDRFTEGGKRAVCAMEYIYFARPDSDIDTVNIHAARKRMGKKLAMEAFMDADLVTGVPDSSISAAIGFAEQTGIPYELGLIKNRYTGRTFIQPSQELREQGVKMKLSAVRKVVEGKRVIMIDDSIVRGTTSLRIVNLLREAGATEVHVRITSPPFMNPCYYGINTPDRKELIAAQHSVEEIRKAINADSLHFLTKEGLVEAIGEGAHGTNSGYCMGCFTNEYPTEIVDESKLGCGCD; encoded by the coding sequence ATGTCTGATGCAGTGAAAAACTCGCTGCCAGAAAACCCAATCAAGCTTTGGACAGGCGAGTATTACAACGAAGGCATAAGCGGCCATGGCGGCTTGTTGGATAAATTAAACGAGGAGTGCGGCGTATTCGGCGTGTTTGGACATGCAGATGCGGCTTCCGTTACGTTTTACGGGCTTCATGCTCTGCAGCATCGAGGCCAAGAGAGCGCGGGCATCTGCACAACGGACTCAAATAACTTTAACTATCATCGCGGTATGGGGCTGGCGAAGGAAGTTTTTACAAGTGAAACATTGGCCCCTCTCGTCGGCAATTCCGGAATAGGGCATGTGCGTTACTCTACGGCGGGTGAGAGCAAGCTGCAAAATGCGCAGCCGCTTGTTTTTAAATACCGCGAGGGCGATCTGGCGATTGCCACGAACGGGAACCTCGACAATGCCTTGTTGATCAAGCGCAATCTCGAGAAAATGGGCTCTATCTTTCAAACAACCAGCGACACTGAGGTTTTGGCTCACTTGATTGCACGCTCTACGCATGACGACATCGTTGATGCCGTTAAGGATGCACTGAAGCAAGTGATCGGCGGCTATGCCTTTGTCATTTTGACCAAGGAAAAAATGATTGCCGCTCTTGATCCCAACGGCTTGCGACCCTTGGTCATGGGACGATTGGGCGATGCGTATTTATTTGCTTCGGAAACCTGCGCCTTTGATGCGGTCGGAGGCACTTATCTACGCGATTTGAATCCGGGCGAGCTGATCGTTTTAGATCGTAATGGCATTCATGAGGATCGCTTCACTGAAGGCGGCAAGCGTGCTGTATGCGCGATGGAATATATTTATTTTGCCAGACCGGACAGCGATATTGATACTGTGAATATTCACGCAGCCCGTAAGCGTATGGGTAAAAAATTGGCGATGGAAGCGTTCATGGACGCGGATCTGGTTACAGGTGTTCCCGATTCAAGTATTTCCGCCGCAATCGGTTTTGCCGAACAGACAGGCATTCCTTACGAGCTCGGCTTGATCAAAAACCGCTACACCGGCAGAACCTTCATTCAACCAAGCCAAGAGCTGCGCGAGCAGGGTGTAAAAATGAAGCTCAGCGCCGTCCGTAAAGTGGTTGAGGGCAAACGCGTGATCATGATCGATGATTCGATTGTGCGCGGAACCACCAGTCTTCGTATCGTCAATTTGCTTCGCGAAGCGGGCGCAACTGAGGTGCATGTCCGCATTACTTCACCGCCTTTCATGAATCCTTGCTACTACGGGATCAATACGCCAGACCGCAAGGAGTTAATTGCCGCGCAGCATTCCGTTGAGGAAATACGCAAGGCCATCAACGCGGATTCGCTCCACTTTTTGACCAAGGAAGGGCTTGTTGAAGCCATCGGAGAAGGTGCGCATGGCACCAACAGCGGTTATTGTATGGGCTGCTTCACCAATGAATATCCAACGGAAATTGTGGATGAAAGCAAACTCGGCTGCGGCTGTGACTAA
- the purS gene encoding phosphoribosylformylglycinamidine synthase subunit PurS, with amino-acid sequence MKATVYVTIKQSVLDPQGNAVQGALHSMGFEEVEKVRIGKYMELELNTENKDEAEARVKSMCEKLLANTVIEDYRYELS; translated from the coding sequence ATGAAAGCCACCGTCTATGTGACGATTAAGCAAAGTGTATTAGACCCTCAGGGAAATGCGGTGCAGGGAGCCCTGCATTCAATGGGCTTCGAAGAAGTCGAGAAAGTCCGTATCGGTAAATACATGGAGTTAGAGCTTAACACGGAGAATAAAGATGAAGCTGAAGCGCGCGTGAAGTCCATGTGTGAGAAGCTGCTGGCTAATACGGTCATTGAAGATTACCGCTACGAACTATCTTAA
- the purN gene encoding phosphoribosylglycinamide formyltransferase — protein sequence MQPYRIAVFASGSGSNFQAIVDQVQCGKLDVSIELLVCDRPQALVVERAKQAQVPVFTFKPKQYESREAYESLILQELLERKVDLVVMAGYMRIITNTLVEPFYGRMINVHPSLLPSFPGIKAISQAYEYGVKVTGVTVHFVDGGLDSGPIIAQHAIDVWEGESEEALTNRIQAVEHQLLPTVIGSFRSGKVKLEGRKVIFVN from the coding sequence ATGCAGCCTTATCGGATTGCTGTCTTCGCTTCGGGCAGCGGATCGAATTTTCAGGCCATTGTGGATCAGGTTCAGTGCGGGAAGCTTGATGTCAGCATCGAGCTTCTTGTCTGTGACCGTCCGCAGGCACTGGTGGTGGAGCGGGCCAAACAGGCGCAAGTGCCCGTTTTCACATTTAAGCCAAAGCAATATGAGAGTCGTGAAGCTTACGAGTCCTTAATCCTGCAAGAGCTTTTGGAACGGAAAGTCGATTTGGTCGTTATGGCTGGCTACATGCGGATTATAACAAATACATTGGTTGAACCATTTTACGGGCGCATGATCAACGTGCATCCCTCTTTGCTGCCTTCATTCCCGGGGATCAAAGCAATCTCTCAGGCTTATGAATACGGCGTCAAAGTCACTGGTGTAACTGTACATTTTGTCGATGGAGGGCTGGATTCCGGTCCTATTATTGCGCAGCATGCAATTGATGTATGGGAAGGCGAAAGCGAGGAAGCTCTCACCAATCGTATTCAGGCCGTTGAGCATCAGCTGCTGCCGACGGTTATCGGCAGTTTTCGCAGCGGCAAGGTGAAGCTGGAAGGTCGAAAGGTCATTTTTGTTAATTAG
- the purQ gene encoding phosphoribosylformylglycinamidine synthase subunit PurQ yields MKFAVLVFPGSNCDIDCYKAVEDTIGQPVDYVWHTADDLSGYDCILVPGGFSYGDYLRCGAIAQFTNVMKALSRAAEQGKYILGVCNGFQVLTEARLLPGALLRNKEMKFRCHPALLRVENNQTPFTMDYQKGELINIPIAHGEGNYYCDEATLRELQVNNQIVFRYEAGNNPNGSIDDIAGISNKAGNIVGMMPHPERAVSDLLGSSDGKRMFTSILNAWREKHDAAAIR; encoded by the coding sequence ATGAAATTTGCGGTTCTCGTATTTCCGGGATCAAACTGCGATATCGATTGTTATAAAGCGGTAGAAGATACCATTGGACAGCCTGTTGATTATGTATGGCATACGGCTGATGATTTGTCGGGCTATGACTGTATCCTCGTACCGGGAGGTTTCTCGTACGGGGATTACCTGCGCTGCGGTGCTATTGCCCAGTTCACCAATGTGATGAAGGCACTCAGCCGTGCAGCCGAACAAGGCAAATACATCCTCGGCGTTTGCAACGGATTTCAAGTGCTGACCGAAGCCAGACTGCTTCCGGGTGCTCTGCTTCGCAACAAGGAGATGAAGTTCCGCTGCCATCCCGCGCTTTTGCGAGTGGAAAACAATCAGACTCCATTTACGATGGATTATCAAAAAGGCGAGCTCATCAACATCCCTATCGCGCACGGTGAAGGAAATTATTACTGTGATGAAGCAACACTCAGAGAGCTGCAAGTCAACAATCAAATCGTGTTCCGTTACGAGGCTGGCAACAATCCGAACGGTTCCATAGATGATATAGCGGGAATTAGCAATAAGGCTGGCAATATAGTGGGGATGATGCCGCATCCGGAGAGAGCGGTCAGCGACTTGCTTGGATCATCGGACGGCAAACGAATGTTTACATCGATCCTGAATGCTTGGAGGGAGAAACATGACGCAGCAGCTATCCGTTAA
- the purM gene encoding phosphoribosylformylglycinamidine cyclo-ligase — MSDAYKKAGVDISAGNEAVERMKKHVKRTFRPEVMTDLGGFGSLFGLNKDKYEEPVLVSGTDGVGTKLKIAFAMDKHDSIGIDAVAMCVNDIIVQGAEPLFFLDYLACDKVIPEKIEAIVKGIADGCEQSGCALIGGETAEMPGVYAQGEYDIAGFTVGIVDKKKIIDGTSISPGDIILGLASSGVHSNGFSLVRKLLLEEKGYKLQDRVEELGDLLGNILLTPTKLYVKPILSILEKVKIKGMAHITGGGFIENIPRVLPAGVNAHIEYGSWPILPIFELMQREGKISNNDMFRTFNMGIGMVLVVSADQADLTLQLAEQQGEKMYHIGEITNGERVVTFGGAVV, encoded by the coding sequence GTGTCGGATGCGTATAAAAAAGCCGGAGTCGATATCTCGGCGGGGAATGAAGCTGTTGAGCGAATGAAAAAACACGTGAAGCGGACGTTTCGCCCTGAAGTGATGACGGATCTGGGCGGCTTTGGCAGCCTGTTTGGATTGAACAAGGATAAGTACGAGGAGCCTGTGCTCGTATCCGGAACCGACGGCGTAGGTACGAAGCTGAAGATCGCTTTTGCCATGGATAAACATGATTCGATTGGGATCGATGCTGTGGCTATGTGCGTGAACGACATTATCGTCCAAGGTGCGGAGCCGCTTTTTTTCCTGGATTACTTGGCTTGTGATAAGGTTATTCCCGAGAAAATCGAGGCTATTGTAAAAGGAATTGCCGATGGCTGCGAGCAGTCCGGCTGTGCCTTGATCGGTGGGGAAACCGCGGAAATGCCTGGTGTGTATGCGCAAGGAGAGTATGACATCGCCGGCTTTACCGTGGGTATCGTGGACAAAAAGAAAATCATAGACGGTACCTCGATTTCACCCGGCGATATCATTTTGGGTCTGGCATCCAGCGGTGTGCACAGCAACGGGTTCTCTTTGGTGCGCAAGCTTTTGCTGGAGGAAAAAGGCTACAAGCTGCAAGACCGGGTGGAAGAGTTGGGCGACTTGCTGGGCAATATCCTCCTCACACCAACGAAGCTGTATGTGAAGCCGATTCTCTCGATTTTGGAAAAAGTAAAAATCAAAGGGATGGCCCACATTACAGGCGGCGGTTTTATCGAAAATATACCTCGTGTTTTGCCTGCGGGCGTGAATGCCCATATCGAATATGGCTCTTGGCCCATTTTGCCGATTTTTGAGCTGATGCAGCGTGAAGGTAAGATCAGCAACAACGATATGTTCCGCACCTTTAATATGGGCATCGGAATGGTCCTTGTCGTCAGCGCGGATCAAGCCGACCTTACTCTACAGCTGGCCGAACAACAGGGCGAAAAAATGTACCACATTGGCGAAATAACGAATGGCGAGAGAGTAGTTACCTTTGGCGGAGCGGTGGTCTAA